One stretch of Equus caballus isolate H_3958 breed thoroughbred chromosome 24, TB-T2T, whole genome shotgun sequence DNA includes these proteins:
- the LOC111770338 gene encoding acyl-coenzyme A thioesterase 1-like produces MAATVTVEPAGRCLWDEPVRIAVRGLAPGQPVTLRASLRDEKGALFRAHARYRADATGQLDLERAPALGGSFAGLEPMGLLWALEPEKPLLRLVKRDVQTPFAVQLEVLDGHEPEAGRLLGRAVHERAFLGSGVRREPVRAGRVRATLFLPPEPGPFPGIVDVFGAGGGLLEYRASLLAGKGFAVMALAYYNYDDLPKSMESLHLEYFEEAVNCLLSHPQVKGPGVGLLGISKGGDLCLSMASFLKGITATVIINGSVANVGGALHYKGETLPPVGIDPTRLKVTSEGFADILDVLNSPLEGPDQKSFIPVERAESAFLFLVGQDDHNWKSEFYASEASKRLQAHGKERPQIICYPGAGHYIEPPYFPMCPASMHTLVGRPVIWGGEPRAHAMAQVDAWKQLQAFFHKHLGGKELG; encoded by the exons ATGGCGGCGACGGTGACCGTTGAGCCCGCGGGCCGCTGCCTCTGGGACGAGCCCGTGCGCATCGCCGTGCGCGGCCTGGCCCCGGGGCAGCCGGTCACGCTGCGCGCGTCCCTGCGCGACGAGAAGGGCGCGCTCTTCCGAGCCCACGCGCGCTACCGCGCCGACGCCACGGGCCAGCTGGACCTGGAGCGCGCGCCCGCGCTGGGCGGCAGCTTCGCGGGGCTCGAGCCCATGGGGCTCCTCTGGGCCCTGGAGCCCGAGAAGCCCCTGCTGCGGCTGGTGAAGCGGGACGTGCAGACGCCGTTCGCCGTGCAGCTGGAGGTGCTCGACGGCCACGAGCCCGAGGCCGGGCGGCTGCTGGGCCGGGCGGTGCACGAGCGCGCCTTCCTGGGCTCCGGGGTGCGGCGGGAGCCGGTGCGCGCGGGCCGGGTGCGCGCCACGCTCTTCCTGCCGCCAG AACCTGGGCCCTTTCCTGGGATTGTGGACGTTTTTGGAGCTGGAGGTGGCCTTCTGGAATATCGAGCTAGTCTGCTGGCTGGGAAGGGTTTTGCTGTGATGGCTCTGGCCTATTACAACTATGACGACCTCCCCAAGAGCATGGAGAGCCTCCACCTGGAGTACTTTGAGGAAGCTGTGAACTGCCTGCTTAGTCACCCTCAG GTAAAGGGTCCAGGAGTTGGGCTGCTTGGCATTTCCAAAGGGGGCGATCTCTGCCTCTCCATGGCCTCATTCCTGAAGGGCATCACTGCCACCGTCATAATCAATGGCTCTGTGGCCAATGTTGGAGGAGCCTTGCACTACAAGGGGGAGACTCTGCCCCCTGTAGGCATCGACCCAACGCGACTCAAAGTGACCAGTGAGGGCTTTGCAGACATTTTGGATGTCCTCAACAGCCCTTTGGAAGGACCCGACCAGAAGAGCTTCATTCCTGTGGAAAGGGCTGAGAGTGCCTTCCTGTTCCTTGTAGGTCAGGATGACCACAACTGGAAGAGTGAATTCTATGCCAGTGAGGCCTCTAAACGCTTACAGGCGCATGGTAAGGAGAGGCCGCAGATCATCTGTTACCCAGGGGCGGGGCACTACATAGAGCCTCCTTACTTCCCCATGTGCCCGGCTTCCATGCACACCTTGGTGGGCCGTCCTGTCATCTGGGGAGGGGAGCCCAGGGCTCATGCCATGGCCCAGGTGGATGCTTGGAAGCAGCTGCAGGCTTTCTTCCACAAACACTTGGGTGGCAAAGAGTTAGGGTGA